The Arachis hypogaea cultivar Tifrunner chromosome 16, arahy.Tifrunner.gnm2.J5K5, whole genome shotgun sequence genome contains a region encoding:
- the LOC112757000 gene encoding uncharacterized protein, translated as MIKCPCPKCGFQLMQTREDAYDHLLLRPFLPGYTIWVHHGEKPVEERPGLGQVDDNLISQVNQMHQMVNEAFNFTIQHGSEDITTIEHAEDDEDVLPSLYEGPSHTARDFNNLLSDGEQELYPGCAKYSKLSFLVKLYHIKCMCDVSDKAMTMILDLLRDAFEQAKLPKTVYEARKTIRKLGIEYAKIDACPNDCMLYRGDDANLTRYKKCGCSRWKQKTKNGSILRLNVPVKRNGKPIAAKTLRYFPLIPRLQRHPRDAEAWKKFDAKYTNFSADPRNVRLAFASDGFNPFGNMSTKYSIWPVILISYNLPPWLCMKQTSFILSTLIPGPKMPSNNIDVYLQPLIDELKKLWDGVETYDAKEGNIFKMRAVLMWTISDFPGLGNLFGWNTHSGLACPTCNLDANPHRLKDSQKWCFMGHRRFLNQGHKYRLDRNRFDGQVEGRDPPKKLSGTDSSSVTSKKRRNGQDTDEDDSHWKKKSVFFDLPYWEDQMLHHNLDVMHIEKNVCDNIVFTILNDSGKSKDNLKAHRDLQCMGIRPELWPGEGGKYPFVIFAMSNSQRDVFLKTLQNVAFPDGYSSNVARCVDLRQRKLYGLKSHDCHILMEQLLPILVKNALPSPVSNVIANLSSFFRELCGKAINPMQLAELQNHVMQTLCQMEMIFPPSFFTVMVHLTVHLVDEVTLGRPVHYRWMYPIERYLGRLKQYIRNRAQPEGSIAERYLSEEIMTFCSRYLDNIETRINQPGRVDDEPVDILHNSGESMFPATGKALGVVSHFELTPMEKHQAHRHVLVNCDAGVPFLE; from the exons ATGATAAAGTGTCCATGTCCTAAATGCGGGTTTCAACTTATGCAAACAAGAGAGGATGCATATGACCATCTATTGTTACGACCATTTCTCCCTGGATATACTATTTGGGTGCATCATGGTGAGAAGCCGGTTGAAGAGAGACCTGGATTGGGACAAGTAGATGACAATCTGATATCCCAAGTGAATCAAATGCACCAAATGGTCAACGAGGCATTCAATTTCACGATACAACATGGGAGTGAGGACATCACAACAATCGAACATGCAGAAGATGATGAAGACGTGTTACCGAGCCTGTATGAAGGTCCAAGTCACACGGCACGGGATTTTAATAATCTACTGTCAGATGGAGAACAGGAGTTATATCCCGGATGCGCAAAGTACTCCAAATTATCATTTTTAGTGAAGCTTTATCATATCAAGTGTATGTGCGATGTGAGTGACAAGGCAATGACAATGATTCTTGACTTACTACGGGACGCATTCGAACAAGCAAAACTTCCAAAGACAGTGTATGAAGCCAGGAAGACAATAAGAAAGCTGGGTATTGAATACGCCAAGATAGATGCTTGTCCAAATGATTGTATGCTGTACCGAGGTGATGATGCGAACCTGACTAGGTACAAGAAATGTGGGTGTTCAAGATGGAAGCAGAAGACTAAAAATGGCTCTATTCTTAGGCTCAACGTACCAGTGAAGAGAAATGGAAAACCTATAGCAGCCAAGACCCTTCGTTACTTTCCCCTCATACCACGACTGCAGCG GCATCCAAGGGACGCTGAAGCATGGAAAAAGTTTGATGCAAAGTATACTAATTTTTCGGCGGATCCGCGCAATGTTCGCCTAGCCTTTGCGAGCGATGGATTTAATCCCTTTGGGAATATGAGCACAAAGTACTCCATCTGGCCTGTGATTCTTATTTCGTATAATCTACCACCCTGGCTTTGCATGAAGCAGACATCTTTCATTCTATCCACGCTTATTCCTGGGCCGAAAATGCCAAGTAACAACATAGATGTTTATTTGCAGCCTTTAATAGATGAGTTGAAGAAATTATGGGATGGTGTTGAGACCTATGATGCCAAAGAGGGAAACATTTTCAAGATGCGTGCGGTACTGATGTGGACTATCAGCGACTTTCCAGGATTGGGAAACCTATTCGGCTGGAATACGCACAGTGGGTTAGCCTGTCCTACGTGTAACTTGGATGCTAATCCACATCGGCTGAAAGACAGTCAAAAATGGTGTTTCATGGGCCATCGACGCTTTTTGAatcagggacacaaatacagactaGACCGGAATAGATTTGACGGGCAGGTCGAAGGTAGAGATCCGCCAAAGAAGTTATCAGGAACAGAT AGTTCAAGTGTGACATCCAAAAAAAGACGCAATGGCCAGGATACGGATGAAGATGACTCACATTGGAAGAAGAAGAGTGTTTTCTTTGACCTCCCGTACTGGGAGGATCAGATGTTGCATCATAACCTCGATGTGATGCATATAGAAAAAAACGTGTGTGATAATATAGTCTTCACTATCTTAAACGATAGCGGCAAATCAAAAGATAATCTTAAAGCTCACAGAGATTTACAATGCATGGGAATAAGGCCTGAATTATGGCCGGGGGAAGGTGGTAAATATCCTTTTGTGATATTTGCAATGTCAAATTCACAAAGGGATGTATTCCTGAAGACTTTGCAGAATGTGGCCTTTCCAGATGGTTACTCTAGCAATGTTGCTCGTTGTGTTGATTTGCGACAACGCAAGTTATATGGGTTGAAAAGTCATGACTGTCATATTCTGATGGAACAATTACTCCCAATTTTAGTGAAGAATGCACTTCCGAGTCCGGTGTCCAATGTGATTGCAAATTTGTCGTCATTTTTCCGAGAACTTTGTGGGAAAGCCATAAACCCTATGCAGCTTGCTGAGCTTCAAAATCATGTTATGCAAACCTTGTGTCAGATGGAAATGATttttcctccatccttcttcaccgTCATGGTTCACCTCACCGTGCATCTCGTTGATGAGGTTACTCTTGGTAGACCAGTACATTATAGGTGGATGTATCCAATAGAAAG GTATTTAGGACGTCTGAAGCAATATATTCGTAATAGGGCACAACCAGAAGGCTCAATTGCAGAACGCTATTTATCTGAGGAAATCATGACTTTCTGTTCTAGGTATTTGGATAATATTGAGACTAGAATCAACCAACCAGGGCGAGTTGATGATGAGCCTGTTGACATTCTTCATAACTCGGGGGAGAGTATGTTCCCAGCTACTGGCAAGGCATTAGGGGTAGTTTCGCATTTCGAACTCACTCCAATGGAAAAACATCAAGCTCATCGTCATGTGCTAGTCAACTGCGATGCCGGGGTTCCGTTCCTTGAGTAA